From Bos taurus isolate L1 Dominette 01449 registration number 42190680 breed Hereford chromosome 29, ARS-UCD2.0, whole genome shotgun sequence, a single genomic window includes:
- the RCOR2 gene encoding REST corepressor 2 isoform X1 has translation MPSVMEKPSAGSGILSRSRAKTAPNGGQPHSEDDSSEEEHSHDSMIRVGTNYQAVIPECKPESPARYSNKELKGMLVWSPNHCVSDAKLDKYIAMAKEKHGYNIEQALGMLLWHKHDVEKSLADLANFTPFPDEWTVEDKVLFEQAFGFHGKCFQRIQQMLPDKLIPSLVKYYYSWKKTRSRTSVMDRQARRLGGRKDKEDSDDLEEGRGAVSEGEPDAGDPKREPLPSRPLNTRPGPGKKEAQGSQYRHHPLRTRRRPPKGMYLSPEGLTAVSGSPDLANLTLRGLDSQLISLKRQVQSMKQTNSSLRQALEGGIDPLRPPEANTKFNSRWTTDEQLLAVQGPDYIRLHVGTPIGAPCAAPSSTSHLAVPAAPTAEATLAHCPHPASPATPTPAGPFPSAPAGPQPATTTSHPPCPGCIPPQCPPWPSAPTHLDWSPSGASGTLALSAEALRQPEAPEALGWASLGTSSFKPRTEGTRGRARSFEDPGLPRRAQLAPWILHVVSGGQAWPGSGAL, from the exons ATGCCCTCGGTGATGGAGAAGCCGAGCGCGGGCTCCGGGATCCTGTCCCGCAGCCGGGCCAAGACGGCGCCCAACGGCGGACAGCCGCACTCGGAGGATGACAGCAGCGAGGAAGAGCACTCGCACG ACAGCATGATCCGCGTTGGAACCAATTACCAGGCCGTAATTCCGGAGTGCAAGCCTG AGAGCCCCGCACGCTACAGTAACAAGGAGCTGAAGGGGATGTTGGTGTGGTCCCCCAACCACTGTGTGTCAGATGCCAAGC TTGACAAGTACATTGCGATGGCCAAGGAGAAGCACGGTTACAACATTGAGCAG GCACTGGGCATGCTCCTGTGGCATAAACACGACGTAGAGAAGTCGCTGGCTGACCTGGCCAACTTCACCCCATTCCCGGATGAGTGGACGGTAGAGGACAAGGTGCTGTTTGAACAGGCCTTTGGCTTCCATGGCAAGTGCTTCCAGCGGATCCAGCAGATG ctgccTGACAAGCTGATTCCTAGCCTGGTGAAGTATTACTACTCTTGGAAGAAGACCCGCAGCCGGACCAGTGTGATGGACAGACAGGCTCGGCGGCTTGGGGGCCGAAAGGACAAAGAAGACAG CGATGATCTTGAAGAGGGACGAGGAGCCGTGAGTGAGGGGGAGCCGGACGCTGGAGACCCCAAGAGAGAG CCTCTGCCCTCTCGGCCCCTGAATACCCGCCCAGGCCCAGGAAAGAAGGAGGCCCAGGGCTCCCAGTACCGCCACCATCCTCTGAGAACTCGGAGGCGCCCGCCCAAAGGCATGTACCTGAGCCCCGAGGGCCTCACCGCAGTGTCGGGGAGCCCGGACCTTGCTAACCTCACGCTTCGAGGCCTTGACTCCCAGCTCATCTCCCTCAAGCGCCAG GTGCAAAGCATGAAGCAGACCAATAGCAGCCTCCGCCAAGCCCTGGAGGGCGGCATTGATCCACTCCGCCCCCCTGAG GCCAATACCAAGTTCAACTCCCGCTGGACCACGGATGAGCAGCTCTTGGCCGTACAAG GTCCAGATTACATCCGTCTCCACGTCGGGACCCCGATCGGGGCCCCCTGCGCcgccccctcctccacctcccacctCGCTGTCCCAGCCGCCCCCACTGCTGAGGCCACCCTTGcccactgcccccaccctgcTTCGCCAGCCACCCCCACTCCAGCAGGGCCGTTTCCTTCAGCCCCGGCTGGCCCCCAACCAGCCACCACCACCTCTCATCCGCCCTGCCCTGGCTGCATCCCGCCACAGTGCCCGCCCTGGCCCTCAGCCCCCACCCACCTTGATTGGAGCCCCTCTGGAGCCTCCGGCACCCTCGCTCTGAGCGCTGAGGCTCTCCGCCAACCAGAGGCTCCAGAAGCCCTCGGCTGGGCATCCCTGGGGACCTCCAGCTTCAAACCAAGGACAGAAGGGACTAGAGGTCGCGCCAGGTCTTTCGAGGACCCGGGGCTGCCGCGACGGGCACAGCTGGCCCCGTGGATTCTGCACGTTGTTTCTGGTGGCCAAGCCTGGCCAGGGTCTGGGGCCTTGTGA
- the RCOR2 gene encoding REST corepressor 2, which translates to MPSVMEKPSAGSGILSRSRAKTAPNGGQPHSEDDSSEEEHSHDSMIRVGTNYQAVIPECKPESPARYSNKELKGMLVWSPNHCVSDAKLDKYIAMAKEKHGYNIEQALGMLLWHKHDVEKSLADLANFTPFPDEWTVEDKVLFEQAFGFHGKCFQRIQQMLPDKLIPSLVKYYYSWKKTRSRTSVMDRQARRLGGRKDKEDSDDLEEGRGAVSEGEPDAGDPKREPLPSRPLNTRPGPGKKEAQGSQYRHHPLRTRRRPPKGMYLSPEGLTAVSGSPDLANLTLRGLDSQLISLKRQVQSMKQTNSSLRQALEGGIDPLRPPEANTKFNSRWTTDEQLLAVQAIRRYGKDFGAIAEVIGNKTLTQVKTFFVSYRRRFNLEEVLQEWEAEQDGAPGAPVPMEEARRGAPLPAPALEEDDEVQITSVSTSGPRSGPPAPPPPPPPTSLSQPPPLLRPPLPTAPTLLRQPPPLQQGRFLQPRLAPNQPPPPLIRPALAASRHSARPGPQPPPTLIGAPLEPPAPSL; encoded by the exons ATGCCCTCGGTGATGGAGAAGCCGAGCGCGGGCTCCGGGATCCTGTCCCGCAGCCGGGCCAAGACGGCGCCCAACGGCGGACAGCCGCACTCGGAGGATGACAGCAGCGAGGAAGAGCACTCGCACG ACAGCATGATCCGCGTTGGAACCAATTACCAGGCCGTAATTCCGGAGTGCAAGCCTG AGAGCCCCGCACGCTACAGTAACAAGGAGCTGAAGGGGATGTTGGTGTGGTCCCCCAACCACTGTGTGTCAGATGCCAAGC TTGACAAGTACATTGCGATGGCCAAGGAGAAGCACGGTTACAACATTGAGCAG GCACTGGGCATGCTCCTGTGGCATAAACACGACGTAGAGAAGTCGCTGGCTGACCTGGCCAACTTCACCCCATTCCCGGATGAGTGGACGGTAGAGGACAAGGTGCTGTTTGAACAGGCCTTTGGCTTCCATGGCAAGTGCTTCCAGCGGATCCAGCAGATG ctgccTGACAAGCTGATTCCTAGCCTGGTGAAGTATTACTACTCTTGGAAGAAGACCCGCAGCCGGACCAGTGTGATGGACAGACAGGCTCGGCGGCTTGGGGGCCGAAAGGACAAAGAAGACAG CGATGATCTTGAAGAGGGACGAGGAGCCGTGAGTGAGGGGGAGCCGGACGCTGGAGACCCCAAGAGAGAG CCTCTGCCCTCTCGGCCCCTGAATACCCGCCCAGGCCCAGGAAAGAAGGAGGCCCAGGGCTCCCAGTACCGCCACCATCCTCTGAGAACTCGGAGGCGCCCGCCCAAAGGCATGTACCTGAGCCCCGAGGGCCTCACCGCAGTGTCGGGGAGCCCGGACCTTGCTAACCTCACGCTTCGAGGCCTTGACTCCCAGCTCATCTCCCTCAAGCGCCAG GTGCAAAGCATGAAGCAGACCAATAGCAGCCTCCGCCAAGCCCTGGAGGGCGGCATTGATCCACTCCGCCCCCCTGAG GCCAATACCAAGTTCAACTCCCGCTGGACCACGGATGAGCAGCTCTTGGCCGTACAAG CCATCCGTAGGTATGGCAAAGACTTTGGGGCTATTGCAGAGGTGATTGGGAACAAGACTCTGACCCAGGTGAAGACCTTCTTTGTGAGCTACCGGCGCCGCTTCAATCTGGAGGAGGTGCTGCAGGAGTGGGAGGCCGAGCAGGATGGGGCCCCTGGAGCCCCGGTCCCCATGGAGGAGGCTAGGAGAGGGGCTCCCTTGCCAGCCCCAGCCCTAGAGGAAGATGATGAg GTCCAGATTACATCCGTCTCCACGTCGGGACCCCGATCGGGGCCCCCTGCGCcgccccctcctccacctcccacctCGCTGTCCCAGCCGCCCCCACTGCTGAGGCCACCCTTGcccactgcccccaccctgcTTCGCCAGCCACCCCCACTCCAGCAGGGCCGTTTCCTTCAGCCCCGGCTGGCCCCCAACCAGCCACCACCACCTCTCATCCGCCCTGCCCTGGCTGCATCCCGCCACAGTGCCCGCCCTGGCCCTCAGCCCCCACCCACCTTGATTGGAGCCCCTCTGGAGCCTCCGGCACCCTCGCTCTGA